Proteins co-encoded in one Enterobacter sp. R4-368 genomic window:
- a CDS encoding MarC family NAAT transporter, with the protein MLELFKAIGLGLVVLLPLANPLTTVALFLGLAGNMNSAQRNYQARMASVYVFIIMMVAYYAGQVVMNTFGISIPGLRIAGGLIVAFIGFRMLFPAQKPHQAPEVKTKSEELEEEPGANIAFVPLAMPSTAGPGTIAMIISSASTIRHGAEFPEWVITVAPTLIFAIVALILWVSLRSSGAIMRLVGKGGIEAISRLMGFLLVCMGVQFIINGVLEIITTFHAGA; encoded by the coding sequence ATGCTGGAACTTTTTAAAGCCATTGGCCTTGGGCTGGTGGTATTGCTACCGCTGGCAAACCCGTTGACCACCGTGGCGCTGTTTTTAGGGCTGGCGGGCAATATGAACAGCGCGCAGCGCAACTATCAGGCGCGGATGGCCTCGGTTTATGTCTTCATTATTATGATGGTGGCGTACTACGCCGGTCAGGTGGTGATGAACACCTTCGGTATCTCCATTCCGGGGTTGCGCATCGCCGGGGGATTGATCGTGGCGTTTATCGGTTTTCGCATGCTGTTTCCGGCGCAAAAGCCGCATCAGGCGCCAGAAGTGAAAACCAAGTCAGAAGAGCTGGAAGAGGAGCCCGGCGCCAATATCGCCTTTGTGCCGCTGGCCATGCCGAGCACCGCCGGGCCAGGCACCATCGCTATGATCATCAGTTCCGCCTCGACCATTCGCCACGGCGCTGAGTTTCCCGAATGGGTCATCACCGTTGCGCCAACGCTGATTTTTGCCATTGTGGCGCTGATATTATGGGTAAGCCTGCGCAGTTCCGGGGCGATCATGCGGCTGGTGGGCAAGGGCGGTATAGAAGCTATTTCACGGCTGATGGGCTTTCTGCTGGTCTGTATGGGCGTGCAATTTATCATTAATGGCGTGCTGGAAATCATCACCACTTTTCATGCCGGAGCCTGA
- the marR gene encoding multiple antibiotic resistance transcriptional regulator MarR, with product MKSTNDLFNDIIPLGRLIHMVNQKKDRLLNDYLSPLDITATQFKVLCSIRCEVCITPVELKKVLSVDLGALTRMLDRLVCKGWIERNPNPNDKRGVLVRLTAEGAALCEQCHQLVGHNLHQELTKNLTTEEVATLEYLLKKILP from the coding sequence GTGAAAAGCACGAATGATCTATTTAACGACATCATTCCTCTTGGCCGCTTGATCCACATGGTTAACCAGAAAAAAGATCGTTTACTCAACGACTACCTGTCGCCGCTGGATATCACCGCCACCCAGTTTAAGGTGCTCTGCTCTATCCGCTGCGAAGTGTGTATCACCCCGGTAGAACTGAAAAAGGTGCTTTCCGTCGATCTCGGTGCCCTGACCCGCATGCTGGACAGACTGGTGTGCAAAGGCTGGATCGAACGTAACCCGAATCCGAATGACAAGCGCGGCGTGCTGGTGCGGTTAACCGCCGAAGGCGCGGCGCTGTGTGAGCAATGTCATCAATTAGTAGGGCATAACCTGCACCAGGAATTAACTAAAAACTTAACGACAGAAGAAGTGGCAACCCTTGAGTATTTGCTCAAGAAAATTTTGCCGTAA
- the marA gene encoding MDR efflux pump AcrAB transcriptional activator MarA has product MSRRNTDAITIHSILDWIEDNLESPLSLEKVSERSGYSKWHLQRMFKKETGHSLGQYIRSRKLTEIAQKLKGSNEPILYLAERYGFESQQTLTRTFKNYFDVPPHKFRVTDIPAESRYLFPLNHAC; this is encoded by the coding sequence ATGTCCAGACGCAATACTGACGCTATCACTATTCATAGCATTTTGGACTGGATCGAGGACAACCTGGAATCGCCGCTGTCGCTGGAAAAAGTGTCAGAGCGTTCAGGTTACTCCAAGTGGCACCTGCAACGGATGTTTAAAAAAGAGACTGGTCATTCGCTGGGCCAGTACATTCGCAGCCGCAAGCTGACGGAAATTGCGCAAAAGCTCAAGGGAAGTAATGAGCCGATCCTGTATCTGGCAGAGCGTTACGGGTTTGAATCGCAACAAACCTTAACGCGCACGTTTAAGAACTATTTCGACGTGCCGCCGCATAAATTCCGCGTGACGGATATCCCGGCAGAGTCCCGGTATCTATTCCCGCTGAATCACGCTTGTTAA
- the marB gene encoding multiple antibiotic resistance protein MarB yields the protein MKRIACAAVTLMVLLSGQSYAEQVNHPAQQNNRDAMILPTAQQTSPFDFNHMGVGSDKSDALGVPYYHQRS from the coding sequence ATGAAACGTATCGCCTGTGCCGCTGTCACCCTGATGGTGCTGTTATCCGGCCAGAGTTATGCGGAGCAAGTTAATCATCCCGCACAGCAGAACAACCGTGACGCGATGATTTTACCCACCGCCCAGCAAACATCGCCTTTTGATTTTAACCATATGGGCGTGGGTAGCGACAAATCCGACGCATTAGGTGTGCCGTATTACCATCAGCGCAGCTAA